The Dehalogenimonas sp. 4OHTPN genome window below encodes:
- a CDS encoding PAAR domain-containing protein — MTEMDRRRFLVLSMVSTLGITLSGCAGFSDDMTLDEILEKIREALSSDDDEDEDVNGPVKLAIRYPAGRSENVFISGWSFGATCSVNGTDMSQNVRWSGTASFSPEIGATTRPTFNSAGSNRLTVSIEVGGKKYEKSINVNAVSSAGYAAIGDKAQCPADAHGCPACPHPTIGPIISGSPNVLINGRPAARVGDRGVHAACCGPNTYEITSAGPDSNVTINGRRAVRLGAETRHCGGTGQVVTAGSG, encoded by the coding sequence ATGACTGAGATGGACCGCAGGAGATTTCTGGTTTTATCGATGGTGTCAACTCTGGGAATAACGCTGAGCGGTTGCGCGGGGTTCAGCGATGACATGACGCTTGATGAGATACTCGAGAAAATCCGCGAAGCCTTGAGTAGCGACGACGATGAAGATGAGGATGTCAACGGGCCGGTTAAACTGGCGATAAGATACCCGGCCGGCCGGAGTGAAAACGTGTTCATCAGCGGCTGGAGTTTCGGTGCCACCTGTTCGGTCAACGGCACTGATATGTCCCAGAATGTGAGGTGGAGCGGTACCGCGTCCTTCAGTCCGGAAATCGGCGCCACCACCCGCCCGACTTTCAACTCCGCCGGCTCCAACCGGCTCACAGTGTCTATTGAAGTCGGCGGAAAAAAATACGAGAAATCCATCAACGTCAACGCCGTGTCATCCGCAGGATATGCGGCGATAGGGGATAAGGCTCAATGCCCTGCGGATGCGCATGGCTGCCCCGCCTGCCCTCATCCGACGATTGGGCCGATTATCAGCGGCAGTCCCAACGTCCTGATCAACGGCCGACCGGCAGCCCGGGTAGGCGACCGGGGCGTCCATGCCGCCTGCTGCGGACCCAACACATACGAAATTACCAGCGCCGGTCCCGATTCCAACGTGACGATCAATGGACGGAGGGCGGTCCGGCTCGGGGCCGAGACCCGGCACTGCGGCGGGACAGGGCAAGTAGTCACCGCCGGTTCCGGGTGA
- a CDS encoding methyltransferase domain-containing protein — MLAEALERIGLYCTSCRQADDRIVQHRLTCLPDKTEGSYIISGSLECPNCGTLYPITNGVPRFFEGMASPEIQLNQYLDSHYGGTNESYWDQIPITAPHNGVHLDAGCGVGRNTFESARHTAFAVGLDANAGYLEAAAAIQRKGRANYRKKHRAMADTEVESKFVPPENVIFVLADIHNPPFLMETFDSVSALNVIDSVAQPLLALGQMDAALKAGGRLLLSSPYTWTESISKGWLETPEQTPHAFVLDLLTGSALPWCGFRYRILSEKSGIEWRIQAQDTMAYVYSVDLIEAEKI, encoded by the coding sequence ATGCTGGCGGAGGCGCTTGAGAGGATCGGGCTTTACTGTACGTCATGCCGCCAGGCGGACGACCGGATAGTCCAGCACCGCCTCACCTGCCTGCCTGATAAAACCGAAGGGTCATACATTATCTCCGGCAGTCTGGAATGTCCCAATTGCGGCACCCTTTACCCGATCACGAACGGCGTGCCGAGGTTTTTTGAGGGCATGGCTTCCCCGGAAATCCAGCTTAACCAGTACCTCGATTCCCATTACGGCGGCACCAACGAGAGCTATTGGGACCAGATACCAATAACGGCGCCTCATAATGGGGTCCATCTCGACGCCGGGTGCGGCGTAGGGCGCAATACCTTTGAATCTGCCCGCCATACAGCCTTCGCTGTCGGATTGGACGCCAACGCCGGCTACCTGGAGGCGGCCGCCGCCATCCAGCGCAAAGGCCGGGCGAATTACCGCAAAAAGCACCGGGCAATGGCCGACACAGAGGTTGAATCCAAATTTGTTCCGCCGGAAAATGTAATTTTTGTCCTGGCCGATATTCATAATCCGCCGTTCCTGATGGAGACTTTCGATTCGGTCAGCGCCCTGAATGTCATCGATTCCGTGGCGCAGCCGCTTCTGGCTTTGGGCCAAATGGACGCGGCTCTGAAGGCGGGCGGCCGGCTGCTGCTCAGTTCTCCTTATACCTGGACTGAAAGCATCAGCAAAGGATGGCTGGAAACCCCGGAACAGACGCCCCACGCTTTCGTCCTCGATTTATTGACCGGCAGCGCACTGCCCTGGTGCGGTTTCCGCTACCGGATTCTGAGTGAAAAAAGCGGCATCGAGTGGCGCATTCAGGCGCAGGACACCATGGCTTACGTGTATTCCGTCGACCTTATAGAAGCGGAAAAAATCTAG